The Halogranum gelatinilyticum genome contains a region encoding:
- a CDS encoding S26 family signal peptidase yields MFVRELLTSVVAVLLVGLLLFSISGVWPPMVAVESGSMEPHMEKGDLIFITEPGRFAPDAARDETGVVTYEDGEAADYRTFGSFGSVVVYDNPERFGPPIIHRARFWVDDGENWYDQANPDYIRADNCQQLLNCPAPHAGFITKGDANAEYDQANGISSPVRPEWVQGVARVRIPYLGWVRLGFSGAAFATPPAGGVEMAAGSSVAVADATAGSTPANATTVSTTAPANATAVGV; encoded by the coding sequence ATGTTCGTCCGCGAACTGCTGACGAGCGTCGTCGCCGTCCTCCTCGTCGGACTCCTGTTGTTCTCTATCAGCGGCGTCTGGCCCCCGATGGTCGCCGTCGAGAGCGGCAGCATGGAGCCGCACATGGAGAAGGGCGACCTCATCTTCATCACCGAACCCGGACGGTTCGCCCCCGACGCCGCTCGCGACGAGACGGGCGTCGTGACCTACGAAGACGGCGAAGCCGCCGACTACCGCACCTTCGGGTCCTTCGGCTCGGTCGTCGTCTACGACAATCCCGAGCGGTTCGGGCCACCCATCATCCACCGCGCTCGCTTCTGGGTCGACGACGGGGAGAACTGGTACGACCAGGCCAATCCGGACTACATCCGCGCCGATAACTGCCAACAGCTCCTGAACTGCCCGGCCCCGCACGCGGGATTCATCACGAAGGGTGACGCCAACGCCGAGTACGACCAGGCCAACGGCATCAGTTCACCCGTCCGACCCGAGTGGGTGCAGGGCGTCGCTCGTGTCCGGATTCCGTATCTCGGCTGGGTCCGCCTCGGCTTCTCCGGCGCGGCGTTCGCGACGCCGCCGGCCGGTGGTGTGGAGATGGCGGCCGGATCGTCGGTCGCTGTCGCCGACGCGACCGCAGGTTCGACGCCAGCGAACGCGACCACGGTTTCGACAACAGCCCCAGCCAACGCGACAGCTGTCGGCGTATAG
- a CDS encoding Cdc6/Cdc18 family protein codes for MNREDTHIDADDEAAEPDEPAEPTDQQTTDDEASESTDRLDSVQEADDDTTPMDSVDLSATDSVDVSATDPPETPATDSTDTPATDLTGSSVADASPTDTPSTVDLDEVVLDDTAGDSKGLFDDLLSGEPIFENKEVLRPSYTPHELPHRTDQINQMATILVSALRGETPSNILIYGKTGTGKTASAKFVSQELESTSQKYDVPCEVEYINCEVTDTQYRVLAQLANKFIEKNHQVIDDELDSLRSLRSAARDDPGRLDDTDFADLDAVDDRISELERDRSDMETVPMTGWPTDRVYSTFFEAVDYNERVVVIMLDEIDKLVEKSGDDTLYNLSRMNSELDNSRISIMGISNDLKFTDFLDPRVKSSLGEEEIVFPPYDANQLRDILQHRADIAFKTDALTEDVIPLCAAFAAQEHGDARRALDLLRTAGELAERSQADTVEETHVRQAQDKIELDRVVEVVRTLPTQSKIVLFSIILLEKNGVHNINTGEVFNIYKRLCEEIDADILTQRRVTDLISELDMLGIVNAVVVSKGRYGRTKEISLSVPIDETEAVLLSDSRLGNIEDAQPFVQARFDN; via the coding sequence ATGAACAGAGAAGACACACACATCGACGCGGACGACGAGGCGGCCGAACCGGACGAGCCGGCTGAGCCGACGGACCAACAGACCACGGACGACGAGGCGAGCGAGTCGACGGACCGACTCGACTCGGTTCAGGAAGCTGACGACGACACGACACCGATGGACTCGGTAGACCTGTCGGCGACGGATTCAGTAGACGTGTCGGCGACTGATCCACCAGAGACGCCGGCGACTGATTCGACAGACACGCCAGCGACGGACCTGACGGGTTCGTCGGTGGCGGACGCATCACCGACGGACACGCCGTCGACCGTCGACCTCGACGAAGTCGTTCTCGACGACACTGCCGGCGACAGCAAGGGACTCTTCGACGATCTGCTCTCCGGCGAGCCGATCTTCGAGAACAAAGAGGTCCTCCGACCGTCGTACACGCCACACGAACTCCCGCACAGAACGGACCAGATCAACCAGATGGCGACCATCCTCGTCTCGGCACTCCGGGGGGAGACGCCGTCGAACATCCTCATCTACGGGAAGACGGGGACCGGCAAGACGGCGAGTGCGAAGTTCGTCAGTCAGGAACTCGAATCGACGTCCCAGAAGTACGACGTCCCGTGTGAGGTCGAGTACATCAACTGCGAGGTGACCGACACGCAGTACCGCGTGCTCGCCCAACTCGCGAACAAGTTCATCGAGAAGAACCACCAGGTCATCGACGACGAACTCGACTCGCTTCGGAGCCTGCGGTCGGCCGCACGCGACGATCCCGGCCGCCTCGACGACACGGATTTCGCCGACCTCGACGCCGTCGACGACCGCATCTCCGAACTGGAACGGGACCGCAGCGACATGGAGACCGTCCCGATGACCGGGTGGCCGACCGACCGCGTCTACTCCACCTTCTTCGAGGCCGTCGACTACAACGAGCGCGTGGTCGTCATCATGCTCGACGAGATCGACAAACTCGTCGAGAAGTCCGGCGACGACACGCTCTACAACCTCTCGCGGATGAACTCCGAACTCGACAACTCGCGCATCTCCATCATGGGCATCTCGAACGACCTGAAGTTCACCGACTTCCTCGACCCGCGCGTGAAGTCGAGTCTCGGCGAAGAGGAGATCGTCTTCCCGCCGTACGACGCCAACCAGCTCCGAGATATCCTCCAACACCGCGCGGACATCGCGTTCAAGACCGACGCGCTCACCGAGGACGTCATCCCACTGTGTGCCGCGTTCGCCGCACAGGAACACGGGGACGCCCGGCGCGCGCTCGACCTGCTCAGAACCGCGGGCGAACTCGCCGAGCGCAGTCAGGCCGACACCGTCGAGGAGACCCACGTCCGACAGGCCCAGGACAAGATCGAACTCGACCGCGTCGTCGAGGTGGTCCGGACGCTCCCGACCCAGAGCAAGATCGTCCTCTTCTCTATCATCCTCCTCGAGAAGAACGGCGTCCACAACATCAACACCGGCGAGGTGTTCAACATCTACAAACGGCTCTGCGAGGAGATCGACGCCGACATCCTCACCCAGCGACGCGTCACCGACCTCATCAGCGAACTCGACATGCTCGGCATCGTCAACGCCGTCGTCGTCAGCAAGGGTCGGTACGGCCGTACCAAGGAGATCAGCCTCTCGGTCCCCATCGACGAGACCGAGGCCGTCCTCCTCTCGGACTCCCGACTCGGCAACATCGAGGACGCCCAGCCGTTCGTGCAGGCGCGGTTCGACAACTGA
- a CDS encoding Era-like GTP-binding protein: protein MGLLTELRDSITRVTEGLFSASEPKRIGIYGPPNAGKTTLANRIARDWTGDAVGPESHIPHETRRARRKENVTIERNGRSVTIDVVDTPGVTTKVDYNEFLDHDMEKDDAIRRSREATEGVAEAMHWLREDVDGVIYVLDSSTDPFTQVNTMLIGIIESQDLPVLILANKVDLEDSNIQRIANAFPQHETIPLSALEGDNMDEVYDKIAEYFG from the coding sequence ATGGGACTGCTCACAGAACTTAGAGACAGTATTACACGGGTCACCGAAGGACTGTTCTCGGCCAGCGAACCGAAGCGGATCGGTATCTATGGGCCGCCGAACGCCGGAAAGACGACCCTCGCAAACCGTATCGCCCGCGACTGGACCGGTGACGCCGTCGGCCCGGAGAGTCACATTCCACACGAAACGCGCCGTGCTCGCCGGAAGGAGAACGTCACTATCGAACGCAACGGCCGTTCGGTCACCATCGACGTCGTCGACACCCCCGGTGTGACGACCAAGGTCGACTACAACGAGTTCCTCGACCACGACATGGAGAAAGACGACGCCATCCGGCGCTCGCGCGAGGCCACCGAAGGCGTCGCCGAGGCCATGCACTGGCTCCGCGAGGACGTCGACGGCGTCATCTACGTGCTCGACTCCTCGACCGACCCGTTCACGCAGGTGAACACGATGCTCATCGGCATCATCGAGAGCCAGGACCTGCCCGTCTTGATCCTCGCCAACAAGGTCGACCTGGAGGATTCGAACATCCAGCGTATCGCCAACGCCTTCCCGCAGCACGAGACGATTCCGCTCTCGGCACTCGAGGGCGACAACATGGACGAGGTCTACGACAAGATCGCGGAGTACTTCGGGTGA
- a CDS encoding DUF2073 domain-containing protein yields MAETTPDTDGVQIDLISGARMDGLRSMEKIRLILDTVRDGNIVILEEGLSPDEESKLIEVTMTEISPDEFNGIEIETYPKSQTADQSFLGRLMGKESTKKLTVIGPANQIETLHKDENLISALVSRK; encoded by the coding sequence ATGGCTGAAACGACACCAGACACCGACGGGGTCCAGATCGACCTCATCAGCGGCGCGCGCATGGACGGCCTGCGCAGCATGGAGAAGATCCGGCTCATCCTCGACACCGTCCGCGACGGCAACATCGTCATCCTCGAAGAGGGCCTGTCGCCCGACGAGGAATCGAAGCTCATCGAGGTCACGATGACCGAGATCAGCCCCGACGAGTTCAACGGGATCGAGATCGAGACCTATCCGAAGTCACAGACCGCCGACCAGAGCTTCCTCGGGCGGCTGATGGGCAAAGAGTCGACGAAGAAACTGACCGTCATCGGTCCCGCGAACCAGATCGAGACGCTCCACAAGGACGAGAACCTCATCAGCGCGCTCGTCTCCCGGAAATAG
- a CDS encoding OapC/ArvC family zinc-ribbon domain-containing protein — MPHQCTNCGKTFDDGSKQMLSGCPECGGNKFQFQPSSAARSAADAGDSADAPDSAASPQPVDPSPATDDESEDRGGVAETAAKARSSVREWVGNRTGSSDETATADTGSDAGETATTDTDVSFPADEPTPADEPTPADEPTPADDPTTDRSSPANKSTTDPSSQASESQPPAADETEDHAQASARSDVVTPEELSAARDEAEEAAARQPPADEADGTVIEPSSDDRPDLSELREELNDQFESIKILSPGQYELNLMELYDRDEYIISLREDGRYVIEVADSWKGDDDDR; from the coding sequence ATGCCACACCAGTGTACGAACTGCGGGAAGACGTTCGACGACGGCTCGAAGCAGATGCTCTCGGGCTGTCCCGAATGCGGCGGCAACAAGTTCCAGTTCCAACCGAGCAGCGCGGCTCGTTCGGCCGCTGACGCCGGTGACTCCGCCGACGCACCCGACTCGGCGGCCTCGCCACAGCCGGTCGACCCGTCACCAGCCACGGACGACGAGTCGGAAGACCGCGGCGGGGTCGCCGAGACGGCCGCGAAAGCTCGCTCCTCCGTCCGCGAATGGGTCGGCAACAGAACAGGTAGCAGTGACGAGACGGCTACTGCCGACACCGGCAGTGACGCCGGCGAGACTGCGACGACCGATACCGACGTGTCGTTCCCGGCGGACGAGCCGACCCCAGCCGACGAGCCGACCCCAGCCGACGAACCGACCCCAGCGGACGACCCGACGACGGACAGGTCGTCTCCCGCGAATAAGTCGACGACGGACCCGTCCTCGCAGGCGTCGGAATCCCAACCTCCCGCTGCCGACGAGACCGAAGACCACGCCCAGGCGAGCGCGCGGAGCGACGTCGTGACCCCCGAGGAACTCTCGGCCGCACGCGACGAGGCAGAGGAGGCGGCAGCCCGGCAGCCTCCCGCGGACGAGGCCGACGGCACCGTCATCGAGCCGAGTTCGGACGACAGGCCGGACCTCTCGGAGCTACGCGAGGAGCTGAACGACCAGTTCGAGAGCATCAAGATCCTCTCACCCGGTCAGTACGAACTCAATCTGATGGAACTGTACGACCGCGACGAGTACATCATCTCGCTGCGTGAGGACGGCCGGTACGTCATCGAAGTCGCCGACAGTTGGAAAGGCGACGACGACGACCGCTGA
- a CDS encoding DUF7089 family protein yields MFETRSLPEDLEAVRAAHAPDCLVLDAAADFETIPPAAAEDLGLVVDSLDPASYPAEWLPDDAPVLLARYAGGDFTIGMPGDGTVVWTRQTVPPTVIAKKRAEGTPEDFLDFLFAEAFVQIGLDAPEHFLPFFGEQYRALDAAVPLGPADVYQIAAALYEAWLGLQTRETFAAWDDDSPRLHAAWVDAGERLEGRLADLPGAVARGETDFADATEFACSAVKHGLDLPAPFSALDTAAYAEYGPSYAVRWAEKTFEQLVDD; encoded by the coding sequence ATGTTCGAGACACGGTCGCTCCCCGAGGACCTCGAGGCGGTGCGGGCGGCCCACGCCCCCGACTGTCTCGTCCTCGACGCAGCGGCCGATTTCGAGACGATCCCACCGGCGGCCGCCGAGGATCTCGGTCTCGTCGTCGACTCGCTCGACCCGGCGAGCTATCCGGCCGAGTGGTTACCCGACGACGCCCCGGTCCTGCTCGCGCGCTACGCCGGGGGAGACTTCACCATCGGGATGCCGGGCGACGGCACCGTCGTCTGGACGCGCCAGACCGTCCCGCCGACAGTCATCGCCAAGAAGCGCGCGGAGGGGACGCCCGAGGACTTCCTCGATTTCCTCTTCGCGGAGGCGTTCGTCCAGATCGGTCTCGACGCACCCGAACATTTTCTGCCGTTCTTCGGGGAGCAGTACCGCGCCCTCGACGCGGCCGTCCCGCTCGGTCCGGCCGACGTCTATCAAATCGCCGCCGCGCTCTACGAGGCGTGGCTGGGCCTACAGACCCGCGAGACGTTCGCCGCGTGGGACGACGACTCGCCGCGGCTCCACGCCGCCTGGGTCGATGCGGGCGAGCGTCTGGAGGGGCGACTCGCCGACCTGCCGGGAGCCGTCGCTCGCGGCGAGACCGACTTCGCCGACGCGACGGAGTTCGCCTGCTCGGCGGTCAAACACGGTCTTGACCTCCCCGCGCCGTTCTCGGCACTCGATACGGCTGCGTACGCCGAATACGGCCCGAGCTACGCGGTTCGGTGGGCCGAGAAGACGTTCGAGCAGTTGGTCGACGACTGA
- a CDS encoding DUF7090 family protein, with product MEYDLAIENAPDTISGGTCLLLLHPSIGETDRIDTEFFKTDTDAFFVISTRTTAREVEQKLEYYDVDESRAVILDTLSVERGYSRRGSPNVHYVSSPDDFDGIVAQTRDFLETHDGKIRVSVDSVTEMAYYADVDRALDATEQLIELLKEHDAVGLFHLSNEVHDDATVDRFRELFDGVVTLDQDGSVSYDG from the coding sequence ATGGAATACGACCTCGCCATCGAGAACGCACCGGACACGATTTCCGGTGGAACGTGCCTACTGCTTCTGCACCCGAGTATCGGCGAGACCGACCGCATCGACACCGAGTTCTTCAAGACCGACACCGACGCCTTCTTCGTCATCTCGACACGGACGACCGCCCGTGAGGTCGAGCAGAAACTCGAATACTACGACGTCGACGAGTCCCGCGCCGTCATCCTCGACACGCTCTCGGTCGAACGCGGCTACTCGCGGCGCGGTTCGCCGAACGTCCACTACGTCTCCTCGCCCGACGACTTCGACGGCATCGTCGCTCAGACGCGCGACTTCCTCGAAACCCACGACGGAAAGATCCGTGTCAGCGTCGACTCCGTCACCGAGATGGCCTACTACGCCGACGTCGACCGCGCGCTCGACGCGACGGAACAGCTCATCGAACTGCTGAAGGAACACGACGCCGTCGGCCTGTTCCACCTCTCGAACGAGGTCCACGACGACGCGACCGTCGACCGCTTCCGCGAGCTATTCGACGGCGTCGTCACGCTCGACCAAGACGGCAGCGTCAGCTACGACGGGTAA
- a CDS encoding DUF2391 family protein: protein MVRVGRHRRFKLTDTAQQVVGGFLLAGPFVVTDEVWGLAVGMEWYQAIISAVLVLAIGYGALYKADEDRDPDREVEVGGIPLRFISLVLVSYLSVLILALSFDAPATLIPNHMEAADITFRTQVFVTLKAMTIGSVFSVIGAATADSVF from the coding sequence ATGGTCCGCGTCGGGAGACACCGTCGATTCAAACTCACAGACACCGCCCAGCAGGTCGTCGGCGGCTTCCTACTGGCGGGACCGTTCGTCGTCACCGACGAGGTGTGGGGGCTGGCGGTCGGCATGGAGTGGTATCAAGCCATCATCAGTGCCGTGCTCGTCCTCGCCATCGGCTACGGCGCGCTCTACAAGGCCGACGAGGACCGCGACCCCGACCGCGAGGTCGAGGTGGGCGGGATTCCGCTGCGGTTCATCTCGCTCGTGCTCGTCTCCTACCTCTCGGTGTTGATTCTGGCCTTGTCGTTCGACGCGCCCGCGACGCTCATCCCGAACCACATGGAGGCCGCCGACATCACCTTCCGGACGCAGGTGTTCGTCACGCTGAAGGCGATGACCATCGGCTCGGTCTTCAGCGTCATCGGCGCGGCGACCGCCGACAGCGTGTTCTAA
- a CDS encoding class I SAM-dependent methyltransferase, which produces MSVRDEFDAWAADGRDKGMEDRHWHTAKHALARMPVEEGDVVLDLGTGSGYALRALRDTKGAGRGYGLDGSPEMVGNARGYTEETDVGFLVGDFDDLPFADDSVDHVWSMEAFYYAADPEHTLSEIARVLKPGGTFFCAVNYYEENVHSHEWQEFIEVEMTRWSAAEYRAAFRDAGFHVAEQDNIPDTDIDIPPASAFPTDDWETREDMVERYRTYGTLLTVGVVP; this is translated from the coding sequence ATGAGCGTTCGCGACGAGTTCGACGCCTGGGCGGCCGACGGCCGCGACAAGGGCATGGAGGACCGCCACTGGCACACCGCCAAGCACGCACTGGCTCGGATGCCGGTCGAGGAGGGCGACGTCGTCCTCGACCTCGGCACCGGCAGCGGCTACGCGCTCCGCGCGCTTCGCGACACGAAGGGTGCGGGCCGCGGCTACGGGCTCGACGGCTCCCCCGAGATGGTCGGTAACGCACGCGGATACACGGAGGAGACGGACGTCGGCTTCCTCGTCGGCGACTTCGACGACCTGCCGTTCGCCGACGACAGCGTCGACCACGTCTGGTCGATGGAGGCGTTCTACTACGCCGCCGACCCCGAACACACGCTCTCGGAGATCGCTCGCGTGCTCAAGCCCGGCGGGACGTTCTTCTGTGCGGTCAACTACTACGAGGAGAACGTCCACTCCCACGAGTGGCAGGAGTTCATCGAGGTCGAGATGACCCGCTGGTCGGCCGCGGAGTACCGCGCGGCCTTCCGCGACGCTGGTTTCCACGTCGCCGAACAGGACAACATCCCCGACACGGACATCGACATCCCGCCCGCCAGTGCCTTCCCGACCGACGACTGGGAGACACGCGAGGACATGGTCGAACGCTATCGGACCTACGGCACGCTGCTCACGGTCGGCGTCGTCCCGTAA
- a CDS encoding DoxX family protein — MEEAPMTTRQLDAELFGRTVEFDYSEQWFGYALLGLRLVMGWTFFYAGITKVLNPDWTAAGFLMNAIPQGNPFAGFWPMLANNYVAIIDPLNAWGLTLVGLALLVGAFVRWAALWGAVMMVFYWAASLPLANGLIIDSHIVYAMLLFGLGAFGAGRLLGLDSIIEKTDIVQQTPALRLFLG; from the coding sequence ATGGAGGAAGCACCAATGACGACGAGACAGTTGGACGCCGAGTTGTTCGGGAGAACCGTGGAGTTCGATTACTCGGAGCAGTGGTTCGGCTACGCTCTGCTCGGACTCCGGCTCGTGATGGGCTGGACGTTCTTCTACGCGGGCATCACGAAGGTGTTGAACCCCGACTGGACCGCCGCGGGGTTCCTCATGAACGCGATTCCCCAGGGTAACCCGTTCGCCGGGTTCTGGCCGATGCTGGCGAACAACTACGTCGCCATCATCGACCCGCTGAACGCCTGGGGGCTGACCCTCGTCGGCCTCGCGCTGCTCGTCGGCGCGTTCGTCCGCTGGGCGGCGCTGTGGGGCGCGGTGATGATGGTCTTCTACTGGGCGGCCAGCCTGCCGCTGGCGAACGGCCTCATCATCGACAGCCACATCGTCTACGCGATGCTGCTGTTCGGGCTGGGCGCGTTCGGTGCGGGCCGCCTGCTCGGGCTCGACAGCATCATCGAGAAGACGGATATCGTCCAGCAGACTCCGGCACTCCGGCTGTTCCTCGGCTGA
- a CDS encoding ABC transporter ATP-binding protein, with translation MSEIHLDAVSKRYGETTALRDVDLDVADGEFFTLVGPSGCGKTTTLRLVAGFESPTEGRVRFDDEDVSGVPPEARGVGVVFQNYALFPHMSVAENVGYGLRFSDPPGDESKAERVEHLLDLVDLDGMGDREPGQLSGGQQQRVALARALAPGPRLLLLDEPMSALDAQLRERLRLQVKEIQSELGITTLYVTHDQEEALAVSDRVAVMHDGRVEQVGTPRDVYHRPETRFVAEFVGDNNVFEGTVTELSVSPDETEGSAVRVNVGGETVRLGVDPAEPPAVGDAVTFCVRPEQLRVGSGENRFTATVERTEFLGEATRVHLDWDGRSVLLRTTGGVAAGDVEAADSEVAGVEAADSEVVGVEAADSEVTDVEGADVQVGFDADAVHWLG, from the coding sequence ATGTCCGAGATTCACCTCGATGCGGTGTCGAAACGCTACGGCGAGACGACCGCGCTGCGCGACGTCGACCTCGACGTCGCCGACGGCGAGTTCTTCACGCTCGTCGGTCCCTCCGGCTGCGGCAAGACGACGACACTCCGACTCGTCGCTGGCTTCGAGTCGCCCACCGAGGGACGCGTCCGCTTCGACGACGAGGACGTCTCGGGAGTTCCACCCGAAGCGCGGGGGGTCGGCGTCGTCTTCCAGAACTACGCGCTGTTCCCGCACATGAGCGTCGCCGAAAACGTCGGCTACGGCCTGCGGTTCTCAGACCCGCCGGGCGACGAGTCGAAGGCCGAGCGCGTCGAACATCTCTTGGACCTCGTCGACCTCGACGGCATGGGCGACCGCGAGCCGGGGCAGCTCTCGGGCGGCCAACAGCAACGGGTCGCACTCGCCCGCGCGCTCGCACCGGGTCCGCGGCTCCTGCTTCTCGACGAACCGATGAGCGCGCTCGACGCCCAGTTGCGCGAGCGGCTGCGGCTGCAGGTCAAGGAGATCCAGTCGGAGTTGGGAATCACGACGCTCTACGTCACCCACGACCAGGAGGAGGCACTCGCCGTCTCCGACCGTGTCGCCGTCATGCACGACGGACGGGTCGAACAGGTCGGCACGCCGCGGGACGTCTATCACCGGCCGGAGACCCGGTTCGTCGCCGAGTTCGTCGGCGACAACAACGTCTTCGAAGGAACAGTGACCGAGTTATCAGTTTCTCCAGACGAAACAGAGGGGTCGGCCGTCCGTGTCAACGTCGGCGGCGAGACGGTTAGACTCGGCGTCGACCCCGCGGAGCCACCCGCCGTTGGCGACGCCGTCACCTTCTGCGTCCGACCCGAGCAGCTGCGGGTCGGCAGCGGGGAGAACCGCTTCACGGCGACCGTCGAGCGCACGGAGTTCCTCGGCGAGGCGACACGGGTTCATCTCGACTGGGACGGTCGGTCGGTGCTGCTCCGGACGACCGGCGGCGTAGCAGCAGGCGATGTCGAGGCGGCCGACAGCGAGGTGGCTGGTGTTGAGGCGGCCGACAGCGAAGTGGTCGGTGTTGAGGCAGCCGACAGCGAGGTAACCGATGTCGAGGGGGCCGACGTCCAAGTCGGCTTCGACGCGGACGCGGTCCACTGGCTCGGCTAG
- a CDS encoding ABC transporter permease — translation MLAAARDHAERRALTLVAGVTAVVLLVLFYYPIATVFADAVLVDGALSAAPLLDVLSDRFYLVDILWFTAKQAALSTVASVALGLPGAWILSRFEFRGRETLRSLTILPFVMPSIMVAIGFVAMFGRNGTLNAALAAVGLGPVELLYTLEAIVVAHAFYNAPLVTRVTTAAWESVDARTVETARSLGASPFRAFRDVVVPQLLPAILVGATLTFVFTFASFPIVLALGGFQLATVEVWIYKLVGELNYAEAAALAAVETAISLGLTYAYLRYEGRQTAAGEGAHTQPRRSLLPGPLSGSSRSSLVASLREVGTRLAVVGYGLVILVVFVGPIASMVLASVTGPNGGLTLRHYEFLLQRQATGASYQVKPLPAIRNSLVYAFGSLAVALPMGVVMAVLTTRRFRGRKLIDALAMAPLAVSGIVVGLGMLRGLVFGLEVGGTRIQVTGTVAVVAAHAVAAYPFVTRNVAPLLGSLDSRLVESARSLGASRTRALWDVELPLVWAGVVAGAAFAFAISIGEFDATVILASGSGSYTMPVAVERFLGRRLGPATAMGCVLLLVTSLSFVVIERYGGRWGDV, via the coding sequence CTGCTGGCAGCCGCCCGCGACCACGCCGAGCGACGCGCGCTGACGCTCGTCGCCGGAGTGACTGCGGTCGTCCTGCTCGTCCTCTTCTACTATCCCATCGCGACGGTCTTCGCCGACGCGGTGCTCGTCGACGGCGCGCTCTCGGCCGCGCCGCTCCTCGACGTGCTCTCCGACCGGTTCTACCTCGTCGACATCCTCTGGTTCACCGCCAAACAGGCCGCGCTGTCGACGGTCGCCAGCGTCGCACTCGGCCTGCCGGGCGCGTGGATACTCTCACGCTTCGAGTTCCGGGGCCGAGAGACGCTGCGCTCGCTGACCATCCTCCCGTTCGTCATGCCATCCATCATGGTCGCCATCGGCTTCGTCGCCATGTTCGGCCGGAACGGAACGCTCAACGCCGCGCTCGCCGCCGTCGGTCTCGGGCCGGTCGAACTGCTCTACACCCTGGAGGCCATCGTCGTCGCCCACGCGTTCTACAACGCGCCGCTCGTGACGCGCGTGACGACCGCGGCGTGGGAGAGCGTCGACGCCCGGACCGTCGAGACGGCCCGCAGCCTCGGCGCGAGCCCGTTCCGAGCGTTTCGCGACGTGGTGGTACCACAGCTGCTGCCCGCGATACTCGTCGGCGCGACGCTGACGTTCGTCTTCACCTTCGCCTCCTTCCCCATCGTCCTCGCGCTCGGCGGCTTCCAGTTGGCGACGGTGGAAGTCTGGATCTACAAGCTCGTCGGGGAGTTGAACTACGCCGAAGCCGCCGCGCTGGCGGCGGTCGAGACGGCCATCTCCCTCGGGCTGACCTACGCCTACCTCCGCTACGAGGGGCGACAGACGGCCGCCGGCGAAGGGGCACACACCCAGCCGCGACGGTCGCTGCTGCCCGGCCCGCTGTCGGGGTCGTCGCGCTCGTCGCTTGTGGCGTCGCTCCGAGAGGTGGGGACCCGCCTCGCCGTCGTCGGCTACGGTCTCGTCATCCTCGTCGTCTTCGTCGGGCCGATCGCGAGCATGGTGCTCGCGAGCGTGACCGGGCCGAACGGCGGGCTGACGCTCCGACACTACGAGTTTCTCCTCCAGCGACAGGCGACGGGTGCGAGCTACCAAGTCAAGCCGTTGCCCGCGATTCGGAACTCGCTGGTCTACGCGTTCGGGTCGCTCGCAGTCGCGCTGCCGATGGGCGTCGTCATGGCCGTGTTGACGACGCGACGGTTCCGCGGCCGGAAGCTCATCGACGCCTTGGCGATGGCCCCGCTCGCGGTGAGCGGCATCGTCGTCGGTCTCGGGATGCTCAGAGGGCTGGTCTTCGGGCTGGAAGTCGGCGGGACGCGGATTCAAGTGACGGGCACGGTCGCCGTCGTCGCCGCCCACGCCGTCGCCGCGTATCCCTTCGTCACGCGCAACGTCGCGCCGCTGCTCGGCAGTTTGGACTCGCGGCTCGTCGAGTCGGCCCGGAGCCTCGGCGCGTCGCGGACGCGGGCACTCTGGGACGTCGAGTTGCCGCTGGTGTGGGCGGGCGTCGTCGCCGGGGCGGCCTTCGCCTTCGCCATCAGCATCGGCGAGTTCGATGCGACGGTGATATTGGCCTCCGGGTCGGGCAGCTACACGATGCCCGTCGCCGTCGAACGCTTCCTCGGTCGCCGTCTCGGCCCAGCGACGGCGATGGGCTGTGTGCTGCTCCTCGTCACGAGTCTGAGTTTCGTCGTCATCGAACGCTACGGAGGTCGGTGGGGCGATGTCTGA